From Jiangella mangrovi:
GAAGGCGAACCGGAACGCGCCGGTGACGTCGTCGACCTCGAACGGGACGGTGTCGCCCGTGGTGCGATCGGTGACGCGCAACCGGGCCGGGTCCCAGCCGGTGTTCGCGTTGAGGATCGTGCTGTCCGCGGAGCCGTCGGTCCACTCGTAGCGCGACGACCGCGAGACCGGGTAGACCTCGGCGCTGAACCCGGTGACCTCGCCCGCCTCGGAACGGTCGCGCGTCACCAGCACGCCCTTGCCACCCACGAACGCGGGCACGCGGTCGGTGCCGACGGCGTAGTCCTCGAGCGTGCGCGGGCCGTCGAAGACCGCCCCTGTGGAGTAGTCGATCCAGCGCCCGTCCGGCAGGTACACGTCGCGGGCCTGCGCGGTGTCGAAATCGGCCCCGAACACCGGGGTGGCCAGCAACGACTCGCCGAACATCCACTCGTACTGCCGGGTCTCGTCGTTGACCAGGCCGTAGGTGTTCTCGTCGTCCGGGTAGGCGATCGGCAGCGGCGTCATGGCGTACGGGAAGCCGCTCGCGTTGCCGTCGAGAACGGCGTCGTAGACGTAGGGGTGCAGCGCGTCGTGCCACAGGGCCAGGTCCTTCACCGACTCCGCGTAGTCGGAGCGGCCCAGCTCCCACGGACCCTTGCCGAACGTCATCACCGGCGCCATCGCGTTGAACTGCGCGTTGCGCATGACGTACGACATGTAGGCCGGGTCCGACATCGACGGCCCGGGTGTGCCGCCGATGATGTCCGGGGAGATGTTGGCCGCTCCGGACGCCGCGATGTTCAGCAGGTTGACCGGCATCCGGTCCGGGTCCTCGTGGAAGACCTCGCCAGTGCCGTAGATGGTGTCGTTGATGCGGACGACGTCGCCGGGCACCGAGTAGGCCGCGTTGCGCACCATCATCAGGTTTCCGTCGTCGTGCAACGCCACTTGCAGGGGGTTCCAGTTGCCGTCGAGGTGGAGGTCGGGCTCGTAGAGCATCGTGTCCTCCTTGAACCCGTCGACGCCCCAGGCCCGCATCCGCTCGACGAACCAGTCGACGGCGTCCTCGTCGGACCCGTCGAGCACGTAGCTCGGGCCGCTGGGGAACTGCGCGCGGGTCACGACCGTGGGCGTGCCGTCGGCGTCCTGCAGGAGGAAGCCTGCTGCGGCGGCTTCCTCCGTGAACGGCCCGTCATGGACCGGGTTGTGGTTGCCGCCGTCGGCCGGGAGGGCCTTGACGTTGTTCCGCGCGCCCAGCAGCAGGTCGATGTCGTTCTCCGCGAACAACGCCTTGAGCCGGTCCGGGTCCGGGTAACGCGGGTTCGGCAGCCCGGGCTGGGCGTCCTCACGCCCCGGTTCCTCGGTGTCGTCCCACATGCCGAAGCTGTTCGTGGTGCCCTCGGCGGGGCGGCCGCGCGGCCCGGGCCAGAACCCGGAGCCGACGATGCCCCAGCCCAGCGGGTAGCCGTGGTCGACGAAGCCCTGGACCGTCTCCTCGACCGAGGTCTGGTAGGTGTTCCAGGCCAGCGCGCCGTAGGCCTCCCAGCCCAGCTCGAACAGGTCCGGCCGCGGCTCGACGTCGGTGTAGCCGTGCTCGACGCGCGCGTCGCGGTAGTCGGAGTAGACCTGCTTCAGGTCGCCGGCCAGGAAGTAGTGGACGGCGTCGACGCGGTCCACGCCCGCGACGCCGAGGCGGTTCTCCGTCTCCGTCAGGGCGACCCGCTTCTGCCCCTCGTCGAACAGCACCTGCGCCACGCCCTGCGCGGGGAACACCATGAACGTGCTGATGAAGCGCTTGCACGAGCCCTGGTTGGTGACGTTGTCCAGGACGATCCCGGTGAGCTCCAGCGTCGGGCGCGCCTCGACCTTGCCGCTGCACGGCGTGCCCTGGTCGGGCTGGCCGTCGGCGTGCGCGCCGTAGTCGCCCAGCCCGTAGGCCGGCCCGGCGGGCGCCGTGCGCAGGTCGACGGTGGCCGGCGTCGCGCCGAGCTCGTCGACGGTGATCCGCACCGTGGTGGCCGACGGGTGCACGTGCACCCGCACGGTCTCGCCGTCCTCGAGCTCGACGTCCAGGACGGCGGTCGCCGCGCTCGGGCTGCTGACGAGATCCGTGCCGACGGCGTCGGCGTCGTTCACGCGCAGCCCCGACTCGGCGTGCGGTGGCAGCGTCGAGCGGCCGGCGGCGTCGGCGAAGCCGTACCGGAACCCGTCCTTGACGATCGTCATCGTGTACGTGTCACCGCGCACGACGACGGTGTCCGCGGTCTCGGTGACACCCGGCCCGGCTGCAGCGGCCGCGGCGGGCATCCGGTCGGCCGGGAGAGCCGCGCCGGTCGCCACCATCGTCCCGGCGACGAGGCCGGCGAGCCCCGTCAGCAGTCGTGTTCGCATCATCGTCATCCACGCTCCTCATCGGATCGGGCAGCGGCGGCCAGCACCGCTTGGCTCTCGGTTCGGCTCAGCAACCCGGCGGCCTGCCAGG
This genomic window contains:
- a CDS encoding GDSL-type esterase/lipase family protein → MTMMRTRLLTGLAGLVAGTMVATGAALPADRMPAAAAAAGPGVTETADTVVVRGDTYTMTIVKDGFRYGFADAAGRSTLPPHAESGLRVNDADAVGTDLVSSPSAATAVLDVELEDGETVRVHVHPSATTVRITVDELGATPATVDLRTAPAGPAYGLGDYGAHADGQPDQGTPCSGKVEARPTLELTGIVLDNVTNQGSCKRFISTFMVFPAQGVAQVLFDEGQKRVALTETENRLGVAGVDRVDAVHYFLAGDLKQVYSDYRDARVEHGYTDVEPRPDLFELGWEAYGALAWNTYQTSVEETVQGFVDHGYPLGWGIVGSGFWPGPRGRPAEGTTNSFGMWDDTEEPGREDAQPGLPNPRYPDPDRLKALFAENDIDLLLGARNNVKALPADGGNHNPVHDGPFTEEAAAAGFLLQDADGTPTVVTRAQFPSGPSYVLDGSDEDAVDWFVERMRAWGVDGFKEDTMLYEPDLHLDGNWNPLQVALHDDGNLMMVRNAAYSVPGDVVRINDTIYGTGEVFHEDPDRMPVNLLNIAASGAANISPDIIGGTPGPSMSDPAYMSYVMRNAQFNAMAPVMTFGKGPWELGRSDYAESVKDLALWHDALHPYVYDAVLDGNASGFPYAMTPLPIAYPDDENTYGLVNDETRQYEWMFGESLLATPVFGADFDTAQARDVYLPDGRWIDYSTGAVFDGPRTLEDYAVGTDRVPAFVGGKGVLVTRDRSEAGEVTGFSAEVYPVSRSSRYEWTDGSADSTILNANTGWDPARLRVTDRTTGDTVPFEVDDVTGAFRFAFEPGHDYVLSGGGRAQHSLPVETAAPAAAPAGVSAETGDDGQVTLSWDPVPDARAYLVEVTGAATCAEGLIGSTTGTSLGLGGLDRAAGTYTVAAVNTVGAGPGSEPVVVTAPDGGRAVVTVTDEGAPATCDPETPAYAETGAWAGSALAGFDGSRSRFSATDGSTATWSAKLLDGTYDVSVWFPLHTNSTPAATFTVTHAGGESDTVLDQRADGGRWVSLGEYEFTEDQLGSVTLTVGDAPGNARGDAVRFAPVVEEPPHPGTGTWAASSSLLEDVRIENQTVRMVVRTSIGGDDLRIRLTNAFGLTPVTFGEVTVGAQQDGAAVVDGSIRPVTFGGRATVTVPAGGSVVSDPVPGSWAPASDVVVSAYVPGSVQTVSGHLRPTATTYLAGGRHATEAGGAAFTDELEHWFWLDRVSFDDTEAAGAIAVVGDSLTDGGGDVPDTNLRWPDHLARRILELPEAEQSGVLNAGMSGNRILFDDYGPRTLDRLDRDALDQPGVHTVLLFQGINDVSRSVTTSAPLIDGYREIAERAHARGLRVVVGTLTPFGGASAYTPAKETVRQEVNAFLRTDEAFDGVIDFDAALRDPADPTRLLPAYDKGDHLHHTDAGRERLAATVDLALLAPQTTS